The proteins below are encoded in one region of Alosa sapidissima isolate fAloSap1 chromosome 24, fAloSap1.pri, whole genome shotgun sequence:
- the twnk gene encoding twinkle protein, mitochondrial — protein sequence MWTTLCLRRAACLLRVAGGCSSRHAPQRCLTTFPLSRQPPWHSQTQAFAVPRLCYATKRWSVSLNLCRTFKKDTKSTLDIPLGPVTVTDIKHYLRSKDVPFHDGYSCLHAPSIFCEQPPGGSGTLSKDSFSIFIDKTTGQFLCMETGVEGSWEDLQDCLEVMQKEGQTSMNPNVLLGYPASLEEQEEREMELREVQRIWSSAVPFSDLHEEDAQLAKTMFGMGKLTNATLKRFNVRFFKPTKSLVFPWFGGRDSGLRGVKLLSAGTDAAGQVVYTEATVPRPSSYHNLFGLPLVGRKDSEVVLTGREADSMAVSQATGLPSLALPRGVSCLPPALLPYLEQFRRVTLWLGGDMRSWEASKVFSRKLGLKRCSLVRPGNQQPSAAEALAQGRNLGRIVKSSIPAAHKSIVSFKQLRDDVYGELSNTEQVAGVKWTRFPDLTKILKGHRKGELTVFTGPTGSGKTTFISEYALDLCMNGVNTLWGSFEINNVRLAKIMLTQFSMQRLEDNLEQYDAWADRFEELPLYFMTFHGQQSLKVVLDTMQHAVYLYDISHVVIDNLQFMMGQENLSVDKFAVQDHIIGAFRKFATHSSCHVTLIIHPRKEEDDKELQTASIFGTAKASQEADNVLILQEKKLVTCPGRRSLQVAKNRFDGDVGIFPLEFNKGSLTFATPLKGKHKLRKVKLEKTEEGGVEGGEVEMSKEVGKKEKGEKIEKPAKAPRTAKTVKGAQASGKTSPKGEGKDL from the exons ATGTGGACGACCTTGTGTCTACGGAGGGCAGCCTGTCTCCTGCGGGTGGCAGGTGGCTGCTCGTCCAGACACGCCCCTCAACGATGCCTGACCACGTTTCCGTTAAGCCGGCAGCCTCCATGGCACTCTCAGACGCAGGCCTTCGCTGTTCCACGGCTGTGCTACGCCACCAAGCGCTGGTCAGTTTCACTAAATCTGTGCCGCACCTTCAAGAAAGACACCAAGTCCACCTTGGACATCCCACTCGGTCCTGTCACGGTGACGGACATCAAACATTACCTCCGTTCCAAAGACGTCCCGTTTCATGACGGCTATAGCTGTCTGCATGCCCCTAGTATTTTCTGCGagcagccaccagggggctctggcaCACTAAGCAAAGACAGCTTCTCCATCTTCATTGACAAGACCACAGGCCAGTTCCTGTGTATGGAGACTGGGGTGGAGGGGAGCTGGGAGGACCTCCAGGACTGTTTGGAGGTGATGCAGAAGGAGGGTCAGACGTCGATGAACCCCAACGTGCTTCTGGGGTACCCCGCCAGTctagaggagcaggaggagagggagatggagctgAGGGAGGTGCAGAGGATCTGGTCGAGCGCCGTGCCATTCTCGGACCTCCATGAAGAGGACGCGCAGCTGGCCAAGACAATGTTTGGCATGGGGAAGCTGACTAACGCCACCTTGAAGCGCTTCAACGTCCGCTTCTTCAAGCCCACCAAGAGCCTGGTGTTCCCCTGGTTTGGTGGACGCGACTCGGGGCTTCGGGGCGTCAAGCTCCTCTCGGCAGGAACCGACGCTGCCGGGCAGGTGGTCTACACCGAAGCCACCGTGCCGCGGCCCTCGAGCTACCACAACCTGTTTGGACTCCCCCTTGTCGGCCGCAAGGACTCCGAGGTGGTGCTGACCGGCCGCGAGGCGGACAGTATGGCGGTGAGCCAGGCAACGGGCCTGCCGTCGCTGGCACTGCCCCGCGGCGTGTCCTGCCTGCCCCCGGCGCTGCTTCCCTACCTGGAGCAGTTCCGGCGTGTCACGCTGTGGCTGGGCGGCGACATGCGCTCCTGGGAGGCCTCCAAGGTCTTCTCGCGCAAGCTGGGCCTCAAGCGCTGCTCGCTGGTGCGGCCCGGCAACCAGCAGCCCAGCGCAGCCGAGGCGCTGGCGCAGGGACGCAACCTGGGCCGCATCGTCAAGTCGTCCATCCCCGCCGCACACAAGTCCATTGTCTCCTTCAAACAGCTGAGGGACGACGTGTACGGCGAGCTGTCCAACACCGAACAGGTCGCCGGGGTCAAGTGGACGCGCTTCCCCGACCTCACAAAGATCTTGAAGGGCCATCGCAAGGGCGAGCTCACAGTCTTCACAG ggCCAACCGGCAGTGGTAAGACCACCTTCATCAGCGAGTATGCCCTGGACCTGTGCATGAATGGTGTGAACACGCTGTGGGGCAGCTTCGAGATCAACAACGTGCGGCTGGCCAAGATCATGCTGACCCAGTTTTCCATGCAGCGACTGGAGGACAACCTGGAGCAGTACGACGCCTGGGCTGACCGCTTCGAGGAGCTGCCGCTCTACTTCATGACCTTCCATGGACAGCAGAGCTTGAA AGTGGTGCTGGACACCATGCAGCATGCTGTGTACCTGTACGACATCAGTCACGTGGTCATCGACAACCTGCAGTTCATGATGGGCCAGGAGAACCTCAGCGTGGACAA GTTTGCAGTGCAGGACCACATCATCGGAGCCTTCCGAAAGTTTGCCACCCACAGCAGCTGTCATGTGACCCTCATCATCCACCcgaggaaggaggaggatgaCAAGGAGCTGCAGACGGCCTCCATCTTCGGCACTGCCAAG GCCAGCCAGGAGGCAGATAATGTGCTGATCCTGCAGGAGAAGAAGCTGGTGACCTGCCCCGGCCGACGCTCCCTGCAGGTGGCCAAGAACCGCTTCGACGGAGATGTGGGCATCTTCCCCCTGGAGTTCAACAAGGGCTCGCTGACCTTCGCCACCCCGCTCAAGGGCAAGCACAAGCTCCGCAAGGTCAAACTGGAGAAGACGGAggagggaggtgtagagggaGGAGAAGTGGAGATGTCGAAGGAGGTGGGGAAGAAGGAGAAAGGGGAGAAAATAGAGAAACCCGCCAAAGCCCCTAGAACAGCCAAAACTGTGAAGGGGGCGCAGGCGTCAGGCAAGACCAGCCCAAAGGGGGAGGGGAAGGACCTGTAG